Proteins from a single region of Oreochromis niloticus isolate F11D_XX linkage group LG7, O_niloticus_UMD_NMBU, whole genome shotgun sequence:
- the elmo3 gene encoding engulfment and cell motility protein 3 isoform X2 produces MEVMQVVREQITRTLSSKPTSLELFKNKVNALNYSEILKLRQTERLHQEETLAPPVLELKERLKPELLELIRQQRLNRLCQGTMFRKISSRRRQDKLWYCRLSPNHKMLHYGDVEEDMENPPIETLQEKIPVADIKGLLTGKDCPHMKENKGKQNKEVLDLAFSITYDVEEYSLNFIAPSRTDFCLWTDGLSVLLGREMSSESMRSELEILLSMEIKLRLLDLENVPIPDNAPVVPKPPSNFNFCYDFSQTEQ; encoded by the exons ATGGAG GTGATGCAGGTGGTGAGGGAGCAGATCACCAGGACTCTGTCGAGTAAGCCGACCTCCTTGGAGCTCTTCAAGAACAAAGTTAACGCTCTCAACTACAGCGAGATCCTCAAACTGCGGCAGACAGAACGGCTGCACCAGGAAGAGACTCTGGCTCCACCCGTACT tGAACTCAAAGAGCGGCTGAAGCCGGAGCTGCTGGAATTGATCCGGCAGCAGAGACTCAACAGGCTGTGTCAGGGCACGATGTTCAGGAAGATCAGCAGCCGACGCAGACAGG ATAAACTGTGGTACTGTCGCTTGTCACCCAATCACAAAATGCTTCACTACGGCGATGTGGAGGAAGACATGGAAAATCCACCGATAGAAACACTGCAGGAGAAGA TTCCAGTCGCAGATATCAAAGGCTTGCTGACGGGTAAAGATTGTCCTCACATGAAGGAGAACAAAGGCAAACAGAATAAG GAGGTCCTCGATCTGGCATTCAGCATCACGTACGACGTAGAGGAGTACAGCCTGAACTTCATCGCCCCGTCCAGAACCGAC TTCTGCCTGTGGACGGACGGACTGAGCGTGCTCCTCGGCCGGGAGATGAGCAGCGAATCGATGCGGAGCGAGCTGGAGATCCTCCTGTCTATGGAGATTAAGCTCCGCCTCCTAGATCTGGAGAACGTTCCCATACCCGACAACGCTCCGGTCGTTCCCAAACCTCCGAGCAACTTCAACTTCTGCTACGACTTCAGCCAGACGGAACAATGA
- the fbxl9 gene encoding F-box/LRR-repeat protein 4 has translation MGDSDGEDTMETPGLPVEVVVYILSFLHASDRKEASLVCRSWYSASQDPRFQKNITFRFPASASSLELIRGLGRKPRCNLIISQLDGFSISRSLLLEVGLCLGPKLESLALPGSSITEASLLALLPRLTSLRRLDLRGLDSLFMSGAFLSREEHRQQVRSALCGLEELDLSDLRYLSDLTFNRLTGCTPRLRRLSLAGCHIAFEFDPYRGCPVGAVEDSSALLSLRNLRRLLMEQKSTLVALDLSRTSITPESLRTVAQVQGLFLEELILHGCKELTNYSVEVLVKHQPSLLKLDISGCTELTSRSVEAIARGLKSLTHLSLSRDWRITEKGLSDLLLLPSLRSLDLSECLHINGTEMVKGLKGSDAARRQLETLNLRSCTYIRDPAVFFLAQLLGDTLCELDLTSCSNVTDLSVCAVATYLQKLVVLRLGWCKEVTDWGLLGMVQRAKCEPDEETGDKGPRFTRTFGNMGFFKPPCLPFEERPKLVTPNDLEQFRVQAGASLLALSRLQELDLSACSKLTDSSITQVMRFPDLHHLSLSMLPEITDNSLVSTARHCRSLTSLALSHCPGISDRGVAQAAPYLPRLQHLYLSCCNNITDRSLLLLVQHCKRLRTLDISRCNNISTAAVDLLQTRLPFLENLHYKFIGGADLSLAL, from the exons ATGGGAGACAGCGATGGGGAGGACACTATGGAAACTCCTGGGCTCCCCGTGGAG GTCGTGGTTTACATCCTGAGTTTTCTCCACGCTTCAGACAGGAAGGAAGCCTCCCTGGTCTGCCGTAGCTGGTACAGTGCCAGCCAGGACCCCCGCTTTCAG aAGAACATCACCTTCCGCTTCCCGGCTTCGGCCTCGTCCCTGGAGCTCATCAGGGGCCTGGGCCGAAAGCCACGGTGCAACCTGATAATCAGCCAGCTCGATGGCTTCAGCATCTCCAGATCGCTGCTGCTGGAG GTGGGCCTTTGCCTCGGCCCTAAACTGGAGAGCCTGGCCCTGCCTGGAAGCAGTATAACAGAGGCTTCCCTGCTGGCCCTGCTCCCTCGGCTTACCTCCCTCCGCAGGTTGGACCTCAGAGGTCTGGACAGCCTCTTCATGTCTGGAGCATTTCTCTCCAGGGAGGAGCACAGACAGCAG GTGCGGTCAGCACTGTGTGGTCTGGAAGAGCTGGACCTGTCTGACCTCCGCTACCTGTCTGACCTCACCTTCAACCGGCTGACCGGATGCACGCCGCGTCTCCGTCGGCTCTCGCTGGCTGGCTGCCATATTGCTTTTGAGTTTGACCCGTATCGAGGGTGCCCGGTGGGAGCCGTCGAGGACTCTTCAGCTCTGCTGTCGCTCAGGAACTTGAGGAGGTTGTTGATGGAACAGAAATCCACCCTCGTAGCTCTGGACCTCAGCAGAACATCCATCACCCCTGAGTCGCTGCGCACTGTTGCACAG GTTCAGGGTTTGTTTTTAGAGGAGCTGATCCTACACGGCTGTAAGGAGCTGACCAACTACTCAGTGGAAGTTCTGGTGAAGCACCAGCCAAGCCTCCTCAAACTGGACATCAGCGGCTGCACGGAGCTGACCAGCAGGTCTGTAGAGGCCATAGCGCGAGGTCTGAAGTCACTGACGCACCTCTCATTGTCGCGGGACTGGAGGATCACAGAAAAAG GCCTGTCTGACCTGCTGTTGTTGCCCTCCCTGCGGTCTCTGGACCTGTCCGAGTGTCTGCACATCAATGGAACGGAGATGGTGAAAGGCTTAAAGGGATCCGATGCTGCCAGACGGCAGCTAGAGACGCTCAACCTCAGGAGCTGCACCTACATCAGG GATCCTGCAGTTTTCTTTCTCGCCCAGCTGCTTGGGGACACTCTCTGCGAGCTTGACCTGACTTCCTGCAGTAATGTGACTGACCTGTCTGTGTGCGCCGTCGCCACCTACCTGCAGAAGCTGGTGGTGCTGCGGCTCGGCTGGTGTAAAGAAGTGACAGACTGGGGTCTGCTGGGAATGGTGCAAAGAGCCAAATGTGAGCCTGACGAGGAGACG GGAGACAAGGGCCCCAGGTTCACCCGGACTTTTGGCAACATGGGCTTCTTTAAGCCTCCTTGCTTGCCTTTCGAGGAGCGACCCAAGCTAGTGACTCCGAATGACCTGGAGCAGTTCAGAGTGCAGGCTGGAGCTTCTCTTTTAGCTCTCAGCAGGCTGCAGGAACTGGACCTCTCTGCCTGCTCCAAACTCACGGACAGCAGCATCACTCAG GTGATGCGTTTCCCAGATCTCCAccatctgtctctctccatgCTGCCGGAGATCACCGACAACAGCTTAGTGTCGACGGCCCGCCACTGCCGCAGTCTCACTAGTCTCGCGCTCAGCCACTGCCCAGGTATCAGTGACCGCGGCGTGGCGCAGGCTGCACCCTACCTCCCCAGACTGCAACATCTCTACCTCTCCTGCTGTAATAACATCACCGATAG ATCCCTGCTCCTCCTGGTGCAGCACTGCAAACGTCTGAGGACGCTCGACATCTCCAGGTGCAACAAcatctccacagcagcagtggACCTCCTCCAGACACGGCTGCCCTTCCTGGAGAATCTCCACTACAAATTCATAGGTGGGGCTGATCTTAGCCTAGCCCTCTGA
- the LOC100709340 gene encoding cyclic nucleotide-gated cation channel beta-1 isoform X1, with amino-acid sequence MFNWVVKVVPQPPDAVGTDDAAKTPDAPTKNTEAAVKTPTLKNADEVSEDGQAQTGVLGWLSNGFVSALPQPAGTPRLSRANSEAKSGEDGDRSGVINWVTQGLTKVLPQPDDKYRETEKDEEHTEVCDVATMPDFDPLPHIPVVEMVSDDEVSDTESLTPHFPPNVVTWIKQIVPQPVILPPGAVPVEPSTKSSRTSLDKMLHVVCSTVLSPPPESLSGISLDTESKASGVVNWFVSGLGLKMPQPVSPSKDEAHTVPEVIQKASAKLKPDMVLEDVESDNEGQQKRADPPKAQAPSASLVPPSPATQQQQEVTQSSQSLSVESQKCSDAPPKPQPSESATKVSLEDAETQTGRWTPFIENIKKEAEGVALATMEERLLQERMEMARMAEEVARQTAEMAIRQMASEGQSIKLSLGSQELLEEPEAELPVPLEEESEVEISKAPEKNESLRQEEKKVETEEPTVNEPEPQEEASTSPPPSSEPVEISEPKPEQAPEAEAETKTSEAPPEAEPITEQPQKNEDDGQTANADKAPEKEEEATGDDCGESSNISLRPAVNVEDVDSDHEKGGGAKGGGGGGEGEEQIPQILTPQDPKLTTLTVPVTPSGGRQSKGDKDSGRNHRSVWTKIRRLHSESEDDDEEGNTPVRAWPSQSSLHSTDDVLKERPASSASQTSTVVNERLQELVRMFKERTEKAKEKLIDPDSSDEDSIITSPPQPPAAQLAPGAQPPDEKETQAGPSGGGGVESGTEEEHPGRCCKVKTPWWIRACVRFRFPASIDPFTNLMYVLWMFLVSLAWNWNVWFIPVRWAFPYQTPDNIYYWLLTDYLCDLIYILDIAVFQPRLQFVRGGDIVCDTKEMRKNYMKTKRFKFDVASLVPLELFYFKTGINPLLRLPRLLKINSFFEFNDRLEAILTKAYIYRVIRTTTYLLYCLHFNACLYYWTSDFIGLGLTQWVYNGEGNSYIRCYYFAVKTLITIGGLPDPTTLSEIIFQLINYFIGVFAFSIMIGQMRDVVGAATASQTYYRSCMDSTIKYMSSYRIPRDVQNRVKTWYNYTWQSQGMLDEQELLNQLPDKMRLDIAIDVNYSIVSKVPLFQGCDRQMIFDMLKSLRSVVYLPGDYVCKKGEVGREMYIIKAGEVQVVGGPDGKTVFVTLRAGSVFGEISLLAVGGGNRRTANVIAHGFANLFILDKKDLNEILVHYPESKKLLRKKARKMLNKGKKPESKEEAKEPPQVPAAPVRAETPKLLKAALEMTERSSGLKGALAKVKEKTNKSSISLQPSISSPLPPPSPASSLEPDREVDTPSPMSAGSPTFRSASRCRYSAMPQSPSVCHSDTVTKEPIGDDEGNGKRKEKKS; translated from the exons ATGTTTAACTGGGTGGTGAAAGTGGTTCCCCAGCCTCCTGATGCTGTTGGGACAGACGATGCTGCCAAGACCCCTGATGCT cCAACCAAAAATACAGAGG CTGCAGTGAAGACACCCACACTGAAAAATGCAGACGAGGTTTCAGAGGACGG CCAAGCGCAGACTGGAGTATTAGGCTGGTTGTCTAATGGGTTCGTCAGCGCGCTCCCACAGCCTGCGGGCACCCCCCGACTCAGCAGAGCCAACTCTGAAGCCAAG TCCGGAGAAGATGGAGACAG GTCTGGAGTGATCAACTGGGTCACTCAGGGTCTGACCAAAGTGCTGCCTCAGCCTGACGACAAGTACAGAGAGACTGAGAAGGACGAGGAACACACAGAG GTGTGTGACGTAGCCACGATGCCAG attTCGACCCACTTCCCCACATCCCTGTGGTGGAGATGGTGTCAGACGACGAGGTGTCGGACACAGAGAGTTTGACACCTCACTTTCCTCCCAA TGTGGTGACCTGGATAAAGCAGATAGTTCCTCAGCCGGTCATACTGCCCCCTGGTGCTGTGCCCGTGGAACCGTCAACCAAGTCCTCCCGCACGTCTCTGgataaaa TGCTTCATGTTGTCTGCTCCACAGTTCTGTCTCCACCACCTGAATCGCTCAGTGGAATCTCACTGGATACTGAAAGCAAGGCCTCTGG TGTGGTGAACTGGTTTGTGTCAGGGCTGGGTCTGAAGATGCCTCAGCCTGTTTCTCCATCCAAGGATGAAGCTCAT ACCGTACCTGAAGTCATTCAGAAAG CATCAGCCAAACTCAAACCAGACATGGTGCTGGAAGACGTAGAGTCAGACAACGAGGGGCAGCAGAAACGTGCAGATCCTCCCAAAGCTCAAGCTCCGTCTGCATCCCTGGTTCCACCATCACCCGCAACCCAGCAGCAACAGGAAGTGACACAATCCTCACAGTCGCTTTCAGTGGAGTCACAGAAATGCAGTGACGCCCCTCCGAAGCCACAGCCATCAGAGAGTGCCACAAAAGTATCTCTGGAAGATGCAGAGACCCAGACAGGCCGCTGGACGCCGTTTATTGAAAACATCAAGAAGGAGGCTGAAGGGGTGGCGTTGGCTACCATGGAGGAGCG TCTGCTTCAGGAGAGGATGGAGATGGCCCGGATGGCTGAAGAGGTTGCCAGGCAGACAGCTGAGATGGCTATTAGACAGATGGCCAGTGAGGGACAGTCCATCAAGCTCTCACTGGGGAGTCAAGAACTGCTGGAGGAGCCTGAAGCTGA GCTGCCGGTGCCGCTAGAAGAGGAGAGCGAGGTGGAGATCAGCAAAGCCCCAGA GAAGAACGAGAGCCTTCGTCAGGAGGAGAAGAAAGTTGAGACTGAGGAGCCCACCGTCAACGAGCCAG AGCCGCAGGAGGAAGCCTCGACCTCACCGCCTCCAAGCAGTGAGCCAGTGGAGATTTCTGAGCCTAAGCCAGAACAAGCAccagaagcagaagcagaaacCAAGACCTCAGAAGCTCCTCCAGAAGCTGAGCCCATCACTGAGCAGCCGCAGAAAAACGAAGACGACGGTCAAACTGCTAACGCTGACAAGGCTCCTGAAAAG GAGGAGGAAGCTACTGGGGATGACTGCGGTG AGAGCTCCAACATCAGCCTTCGCCCAGCTGTTAATGTAGAGGATGTTGACTCTGATCATGAGAAGGGAGGAGGAgcaaaaggaggaggaggaggaggagaaggggaAGAACAAATCCCCCAAATCCTCACCCCACAGGACCCAAAGCTTACAACCCTCACTGTTCCTGTGACCCCTTCAGGAGGTCGTCAAAG TAAAGGAGATAAAGA TAGTGGAAGGAATCACAGGAGTGTCTGGACAAAGAT CAGGAGGCTTCATTCTGAAAGTGAGGATGACGATGAAGAGGGAAACACCCCCGTCAGAGCCTGGCCCAGCCAGTCCAGCCTGCACAGCACAGACGACGT TCTGAAAGAACGTCCAGCATCTTCTGCCAGTCAGACCAGCACGGTGGTCAACGAGAGACTTCAGGAGCTCGTCAGGATGTTCAAGGAGAGAACGGAGAAGGCCAAGGAGAAACTCATCGACCCAGACAGCTCGGATGAAGACAGCATTATCACCT CTCCTCCTCAGCCTCCAGCTGCTCAGCTCGCTCCTGGAGCTCAGCCGCCAGATGAGAAAGAGACGCAAGCAGGTCCGTCAGGAGGCGGAGGAGTAGAGAGTGGAACAGAGGAGGAGCATCCTGGCCGTTGCTGCAAGGTGAAAACACCTTGGTGGATACGAGCCTGTGTGCGATTCCGTTTCCCCGCCAGCATCGACCCTTTCACCA ACCTGATGTACGTGCTGTGGATGTTTTTGGTATCTCTGGCCTGGAACTGGAACGTGTGGTTCATCCCGGTGCGCTGGGCCTTCCCCTACCAAACCCCGGACAACATTTACTACTGGCTGTTAACCGACTACCTGTGTGACCTCATTTACATCCTGGACATCGCTGTTTTTCAGCCGCGCCTGCAGTTTGTGCGTGGAGGGGACATAGTG TGTGACACAAAGGAGATGAGAAAGAATTACATGAAAACCAAACGTTTCAAG TTTGATGTGGCCAGCCTTGTTCCCCTTGAGCTCTTCTATTTTAAAACTGGCATCAACCCTCTGCTTCGCTTACCACGGCTGCTGAAG ATCAACTCCTTCTTTGAGTTCAATGATCGTCTGGAGGCCATCTTGACCAAAGCCTATATCTACAG GGTGATTCGTACCACCACCTATCTTCTTTACTGTCTGCACTTTAATGCCTGTCTCTACTACTGGACCTCTGACTTCATAGGACTGGGACTGACTCAGTGGGTGTACAATGGCGAGGGTAACAG TTACATTCGCTGTTACTACTTCGCAGTGAAGACCCTGATTACCATTGGGGGTCTGCCAGATCCCACCACCCTGTCTGAGATCATCTTCCAACTCATCAACTACTTTATCGGAGTCTTTGCTTTCTCAATCATGATTGGACAG ATGCGTGATGTTGTTGGTGCAGCTACAGCAAGTCAAACCTACTACCGGAGCTGCATGGACAGCACTATTAAATACATGTCCTCCTACCGCATCCCGAGAGACGTCCAGAACCGTGTCAAAACCTGGTATAACTATACCTGGCAATCACAAGGCATGCTGG ACGAGCAGGAGCTGCTGAATCAGCTGCCAGATAAAATGCGTCTGGACATAGCGATAGATGTCAACTACTCCATTGTGAGCAAAGTCCCTCTTTTTCAG GGTTGTGACAGACAGATGATTTTCGACATGCTGAAAAGCCTGCGCTCTGTCGTCTACCTCCCAGGGGATTATGTCTGCAAAAAG GGCGAGGTGGGTCGGGAGATGTATATCATAAAGGCAGGAGAGGTGCAGGTGGTTGGAGGCCCAGATGGGAAGACTGTATTTGTCACTCTTAGAGCGGGATCAGTCTTTGGAGAAATCAG CTTGCTTGCAGTCGGCGGGGGTAACAGGCGCACAGCCAATGTGATTGCTCATGGCTTTGCCAATCTATTCATCCTGGACAAAAAAGACCTGAATGAGATCCTGGTCCACTATCCGGAGTCCAAGAAACTGCTGCGCAAGAAAGCCAG GAAGATGCTTAACAAAGGAAAGAAACCTGAATCTAAAGAAGAGGCTAAGGAACCCCCTCAGGTACCAGCAGCTCCTGTCAGGGCAGAGACGCCCAAACTGTTGAAAGCAGCTCTTGAGATGACGGAGAGATCGTCGGGACTTAAAGGAGCTTTGGCAAAAGTCAAAGAGAAGACGAACAAGTCCAGCATCTCCTTACAG CCGTCGAtctcctcccccctcccccctccatcCCCCGCCTCCAGCTTGGAACCTGACAGGGAAGTGGACACGCCGTCACCCATGTCTGCCGGCTCTCCGACATTTCGCTCTGCTTCCCGGTGTCGGTACTCTGCGATGCCTCAGTCACCCTCTGTGTGCCACAGTGACACAGTCACAAAGGAGCCAATCGGTGATGATGAAGGAAACgggaagaggaaagaaaaaaagtcgtGA
- the LOC100709340 gene encoding cyclic nucleotide-gated cation channel beta-1 isoform X2 translates to MFNWVVKVVPQPPDAVGTDDAAKTPDAPTKNTEAAVKTPTLKNADEVSEDGQAQTGVLGWLSNGFVSALPQPAGTPRLSRANSEAKSGEDGDRSGVINWVTQGLTKVLPQPDDKYRETEKDEEHTEVCDVATMPDFDPLPHIPVVEMVSDDEVSDTESLTPHFPPNVVTWIKQIVPQPVILPPGAVPVEPSTKSSRTSLDKILSPPPESLSGISLDTESKASGVVNWFVSGLGLKMPQPVSPSKDEAHTVPEVIQKASAKLKPDMVLEDVESDNEGQQKRADPPKAQAPSASLVPPSPATQQQQEVTQSSQSLSVESQKCSDAPPKPQPSESATKVSLEDAETQTGRWTPFIENIKKEAEGVALATMEERLLQERMEMARMAEEVARQTAEMAIRQMASEGQSIKLSLGSQELLEEPEAELPVPLEEESEVEISKAPEKNESLRQEEKKVETEEPTVNEPEPQEEASTSPPPSSEPVEISEPKPEQAPEAEAETKTSEAPPEAEPITEQPQKNEDDGQTANADKAPEKEEEATGDDCGESSNISLRPAVNVEDVDSDHEKGGGAKGGGGGGEGEEQIPQILTPQDPKLTTLTVPVTPSGGRQSKGDKDSGRNHRSVWTKIRRLHSESEDDDEEGNTPVRAWPSQSSLHSTDDVLKERPASSASQTSTVVNERLQELVRMFKERTEKAKEKLIDPDSSDEDSIITSPPQPPAAQLAPGAQPPDEKETQAGPSGGGGVESGTEEEHPGRCCKVKTPWWIRACVRFRFPASIDPFTNLMYVLWMFLVSLAWNWNVWFIPVRWAFPYQTPDNIYYWLLTDYLCDLIYILDIAVFQPRLQFVRGGDIVCDTKEMRKNYMKTKRFKFDVASLVPLELFYFKTGINPLLRLPRLLKINSFFEFNDRLEAILTKAYIYRVIRTTTYLLYCLHFNACLYYWTSDFIGLGLTQWVYNGEGNSYIRCYYFAVKTLITIGGLPDPTTLSEIIFQLINYFIGVFAFSIMIGQMRDVVGAATASQTYYRSCMDSTIKYMSSYRIPRDVQNRVKTWYNYTWQSQGMLDEQELLNQLPDKMRLDIAIDVNYSIVSKVPLFQGCDRQMIFDMLKSLRSVVYLPGDYVCKKGEVGREMYIIKAGEVQVVGGPDGKTVFVTLRAGSVFGEISLLAVGGGNRRTANVIAHGFANLFILDKKDLNEILVHYPESKKLLRKKARKMLNKGKKPESKEEAKEPPQVPAAPVRAETPKLLKAALEMTERSSGLKGALAKVKEKTNKSSISLQPSISSPLPPPSPASSLEPDREVDTPSPMSAGSPTFRSASRCRYSAMPQSPSVCHSDTVTKEPIGDDEGNGKRKEKKS, encoded by the exons ATGTTTAACTGGGTGGTGAAAGTGGTTCCCCAGCCTCCTGATGCTGTTGGGACAGACGATGCTGCCAAGACCCCTGATGCT cCAACCAAAAATACAGAGG CTGCAGTGAAGACACCCACACTGAAAAATGCAGACGAGGTTTCAGAGGACGG CCAAGCGCAGACTGGAGTATTAGGCTGGTTGTCTAATGGGTTCGTCAGCGCGCTCCCACAGCCTGCGGGCACCCCCCGACTCAGCAGAGCCAACTCTGAAGCCAAG TCCGGAGAAGATGGAGACAG GTCTGGAGTGATCAACTGGGTCACTCAGGGTCTGACCAAAGTGCTGCCTCAGCCTGACGACAAGTACAGAGAGACTGAGAAGGACGAGGAACACACAGAG GTGTGTGACGTAGCCACGATGCCAG attTCGACCCACTTCCCCACATCCCTGTGGTGGAGATGGTGTCAGACGACGAGGTGTCGGACACAGAGAGTTTGACACCTCACTTTCCTCCCAA TGTGGTGACCTGGATAAAGCAGATAGTTCCTCAGCCGGTCATACTGCCCCCTGGTGCTGTGCCCGTGGAACCGTCAACCAAGTCCTCCCGCACGTCTCTGgataaaa TTCTGTCTCCACCACCTGAATCGCTCAGTGGAATCTCACTGGATACTGAAAGCAAGGCCTCTGG TGTGGTGAACTGGTTTGTGTCAGGGCTGGGTCTGAAGATGCCTCAGCCTGTTTCTCCATCCAAGGATGAAGCTCAT ACCGTACCTGAAGTCATTCAGAAAG CATCAGCCAAACTCAAACCAGACATGGTGCTGGAAGACGTAGAGTCAGACAACGAGGGGCAGCAGAAACGTGCAGATCCTCCCAAAGCTCAAGCTCCGTCTGCATCCCTGGTTCCACCATCACCCGCAACCCAGCAGCAACAGGAAGTGACACAATCCTCACAGTCGCTTTCAGTGGAGTCACAGAAATGCAGTGACGCCCCTCCGAAGCCACAGCCATCAGAGAGTGCCACAAAAGTATCTCTGGAAGATGCAGAGACCCAGACAGGCCGCTGGACGCCGTTTATTGAAAACATCAAGAAGGAGGCTGAAGGGGTGGCGTTGGCTACCATGGAGGAGCG TCTGCTTCAGGAGAGGATGGAGATGGCCCGGATGGCTGAAGAGGTTGCCAGGCAGACAGCTGAGATGGCTATTAGACAGATGGCCAGTGAGGGACAGTCCATCAAGCTCTCACTGGGGAGTCAAGAACTGCTGGAGGAGCCTGAAGCTGA GCTGCCGGTGCCGCTAGAAGAGGAGAGCGAGGTGGAGATCAGCAAAGCCCCAGA GAAGAACGAGAGCCTTCGTCAGGAGGAGAAGAAAGTTGAGACTGAGGAGCCCACCGTCAACGAGCCAG AGCCGCAGGAGGAAGCCTCGACCTCACCGCCTCCAAGCAGTGAGCCAGTGGAGATTTCTGAGCCTAAGCCAGAACAAGCAccagaagcagaagcagaaacCAAGACCTCAGAAGCTCCTCCAGAAGCTGAGCCCATCACTGAGCAGCCGCAGAAAAACGAAGACGACGGTCAAACTGCTAACGCTGACAAGGCTCCTGAAAAG GAGGAGGAAGCTACTGGGGATGACTGCGGTG AGAGCTCCAACATCAGCCTTCGCCCAGCTGTTAATGTAGAGGATGTTGACTCTGATCATGAGAAGGGAGGAGGAgcaaaaggaggaggaggaggaggagaaggggaAGAACAAATCCCCCAAATCCTCACCCCACAGGACCCAAAGCTTACAACCCTCACTGTTCCTGTGACCCCTTCAGGAGGTCGTCAAAG TAAAGGAGATAAAGA TAGTGGAAGGAATCACAGGAGTGTCTGGACAAAGAT CAGGAGGCTTCATTCTGAAAGTGAGGATGACGATGAAGAGGGAAACACCCCCGTCAGAGCCTGGCCCAGCCAGTCCAGCCTGCACAGCACAGACGACGT TCTGAAAGAACGTCCAGCATCTTCTGCCAGTCAGACCAGCACGGTGGTCAACGAGAGACTTCAGGAGCTCGTCAGGATGTTCAAGGAGAGAACGGAGAAGGCCAAGGAGAAACTCATCGACCCAGACAGCTCGGATGAAGACAGCATTATCACCT CTCCTCCTCAGCCTCCAGCTGCTCAGCTCGCTCCTGGAGCTCAGCCGCCAGATGAGAAAGAGACGCAAGCAGGTCCGTCAGGAGGCGGAGGAGTAGAGAGTGGAACAGAGGAGGAGCATCCTGGCCGTTGCTGCAAGGTGAAAACACCTTGGTGGATACGAGCCTGTGTGCGATTCCGTTTCCCCGCCAGCATCGACCCTTTCACCA ACCTGATGTACGTGCTGTGGATGTTTTTGGTATCTCTGGCCTGGAACTGGAACGTGTGGTTCATCCCGGTGCGCTGGGCCTTCCCCTACCAAACCCCGGACAACATTTACTACTGGCTGTTAACCGACTACCTGTGTGACCTCATTTACATCCTGGACATCGCTGTTTTTCAGCCGCGCCTGCAGTTTGTGCGTGGAGGGGACATAGTG TGTGACACAAAGGAGATGAGAAAGAATTACATGAAAACCAAACGTTTCAAG TTTGATGTGGCCAGCCTTGTTCCCCTTGAGCTCTTCTATTTTAAAACTGGCATCAACCCTCTGCTTCGCTTACCACGGCTGCTGAAG ATCAACTCCTTCTTTGAGTTCAATGATCGTCTGGAGGCCATCTTGACCAAAGCCTATATCTACAG GGTGATTCGTACCACCACCTATCTTCTTTACTGTCTGCACTTTAATGCCTGTCTCTACTACTGGACCTCTGACTTCATAGGACTGGGACTGACTCAGTGGGTGTACAATGGCGAGGGTAACAG TTACATTCGCTGTTACTACTTCGCAGTGAAGACCCTGATTACCATTGGGGGTCTGCCAGATCCCACCACCCTGTCTGAGATCATCTTCCAACTCATCAACTACTTTATCGGAGTCTTTGCTTTCTCAATCATGATTGGACAG ATGCGTGATGTTGTTGGTGCAGCTACAGCAAGTCAAACCTACTACCGGAGCTGCATGGACAGCACTATTAAATACATGTCCTCCTACCGCATCCCGAGAGACGTCCAGAACCGTGTCAAAACCTGGTATAACTATACCTGGCAATCACAAGGCATGCTGG ACGAGCAGGAGCTGCTGAATCAGCTGCCAGATAAAATGCGTCTGGACATAGCGATAGATGTCAACTACTCCATTGTGAGCAAAGTCCCTCTTTTTCAG GGTTGTGACAGACAGATGATTTTCGACATGCTGAAAAGCCTGCGCTCTGTCGTCTACCTCCCAGGGGATTATGTCTGCAAAAAG GGCGAGGTGGGTCGGGAGATGTATATCATAAAGGCAGGAGAGGTGCAGGTGGTTGGAGGCCCAGATGGGAAGACTGTATTTGTCACTCTTAGAGCGGGATCAGTCTTTGGAGAAATCAG CTTGCTTGCAGTCGGCGGGGGTAACAGGCGCACAGCCAATGTGATTGCTCATGGCTTTGCCAATCTATTCATCCTGGACAAAAAAGACCTGAATGAGATCCTGGTCCACTATCCGGAGTCCAAGAAACTGCTGCGCAAGAAAGCCAG GAAGATGCTTAACAAAGGAAAGAAACCTGAATCTAAAGAAGAGGCTAAGGAACCCCCTCAGGTACCAGCAGCTCCTGTCAGGGCAGAGACGCCCAAACTGTTGAAAGCAGCTCTTGAGATGACGGAGAGATCGTCGGGACTTAAAGGAGCTTTGGCAAAAGTCAAAGAGAAGACGAACAAGTCCAGCATCTCCTTACAG CCGTCGAtctcctcccccctcccccctccatcCCCCGCCTCCAGCTTGGAACCTGACAGGGAAGTGGACACGCCGTCACCCATGTCTGCCGGCTCTCCGACATTTCGCTCTGCTTCCCGGTGTCGGTACTCTGCGATGCCTCAGTCACCCTCTGTGTGCCACAGTGACACAGTCACAAAGGAGCCAATCGGTGATGATGAAGGAAACgggaagaggaaagaaaaaaagtcgtGA